The following is a genomic window from Nitrospira sp..
TGCAACGGCTCAGCGGGTCCTGCCGCAAACAGCCATGGTGTCGCCACCAGGCTGCCCGTCAGCAACACGCTGTGCAGCATCAACGACAGGCGGCTACGCCTCCGCTGACGCTGAGATTGAAGTTGAAAAACCCTCATATCGCGGCCTCCCCCCTGTTATGACCGCCCCCTGGGCGGACTGTTGAAACACACCGACAATGGATACTCGCCAGATACCTTCCAGGTACTTTATCTGCGCGATAAAAGTACCGGCCTCCGACTCTCTCCGGCCTTTCCTCTGGAGGAATTTAGAGCTGGTGAAGGATCCTTCTCACGAAGGAGTGGGTCATTCGGAGGCCGGTCCAAAATTACCCAGACCTTCACCAGCGGAGCTTTCTATCCGCAAGCGTTATGCCTAACTCACCGTTCCTCCAGCATATTTTCGATTTCTCAGTCCTGGAGCGGCTTCGATAACACTCACTGTTCCATCAGGACATTGCACCCGAATGGCATGATTCCACAGGCCTAGACAGACAAATACACAACAACTACTCGATGCTAGCGTTTTCAGTAACTTATACTGTCCATCTTGATAGACAGACAGGAAAGATGAGTTGGGGCAAATGAGGGCACTGAAAGACGGACTAGAGGGACTAGAGGGACTATTGGAGGCCGTAATCTCGCAGCTTATTGTAGAGACCAGCCCGACTGATCTTCAGTAACTTGGCGGCTCGAAGCCGATTCCCGCCAGTCTTCCGCAAGGCTTCGACGATGCGTGTCCGCTCCGTGAGACTGACTGCGTCCCGAACCACCGTGCGCAGCCCTTCCTCCGGCGCCTTTGCTCTCAAAGCCACCATATCGCTGCACATCAGATCTGGACCCGTCGTTGTCACAACCGCCCGCTCGATGTAATGCTGCAACTCGCGAACATTCCCCGGCCACACCGCCTCGCTGAGCGCTTGCACCACATCGGACGAGACCGTTCTCAGCGACTGCCGATGGCGCTTGCACGATGCGGCGAGGAACTGGTCGACCAACAATGGAATATCCTCTCGCCGCTCTCGAAGCGGAGGCAACGACAACGGCAAGACCGCCAAGCGATAATACAGATCCTGCCGGAACGCCTTCATCTTCACCAACTCACCCAGATCTTTATTCGTGGCCGACACGACTCGTACATCGACCTTGACCGGCTGATTGCCTCCGACTCGTTTGACTTCCCCTTCTTGCAGCACACGCAACAGCTTGGCTTGAAACGTCGGCGTCGTATCGGCAATCTCGTCGAGGAAAATGGTGCCGCCGTCCGCTTCTTCGAACAGACCCCGCTTATTCGCCGTCGCACCGGTAAACGATCCCTTCATATGGCCGAATAACTCGCTCTCCAGCAAGGTCTCCGGCAGCGATCCGCAATCGACCACCACAAACGGCTTGTCCCGGCGATCACTGAGGCGATGAATGGTCTTCGCGACTAACTCTTTACCCGTGCCGCTTTCACCCTGAATCAACACGGTCGCCTGGCTCTCCGCGACCAATGCAATCATGTCGAACAACTGCTGCATCGCCGCGCTGCGGCCGATGAGATCGCCCAAATGCTCTCGCACCATCGGAACCGGACGGTCGTCCGGCTCCTGAAACACCGGTCGAAGAGCTGGCTTAGGAGAGGACGTAAATAACACCAGCATGGAGGCGACCTGCCCGTCGCTGGCGACCAGTGGAAACGCCTGATGCATCCCGCAAGCAGTCCCATCGCCCTCTACGCCGCACGACACGGACTGGACATCCGGCGATTGAAACACTTTCGTCGCCGGGCAGGCGCCGCAGGGATCGGGGCGACGCGCAAACGCCTGATAGCACTTTGCAGGATGCGAGCGGGATTCACCGGACACAGGCTCGGCCCATGCCGCCGAGTTGGCGTACACGACGTTGAACTCGCGATCCATCACCGCGACACGATCGGATATTCCACCCGCAAGCTGCCGAATCGCTTCGACCCGCGCGGCGAGAATGGGATCGTTGAAAGGGGAAACGACACACACCTCTGGCTGAGATCCGGCCATCTCTCTACTCCCTATCTATTTGAACGGAAGCTACCGAGCCGCCTCAGTCGCCGTCACGCGCTGAAATCCACCCCTATCTCCCTTAAGCAATTGTCTCACACAAGATTTCAGCTCCGCCAGATGCACCGGCTTGCTGAAATACGCCGTCGCGCCAGCGCGAAGCACTTTCATCCTGACCTGCTCATCGCCGAACGCCGTCATGACGACGATCGGACAGTTCGGAGCGACGGCTCTGAGGCGATTGATATAGTCAACGCCTCCCGTGTCAAAACGAATCTCCGTCAGAACCAAATCCGGCATAGCACTGAGAACGAGCTGAAAGGCCTCTTCCCCGCCCCCGGCCTCACGAAGCGCATACCCTTCTCTCCACAAACTGTCGCAGAGAAGGCTGCGCATCTCTCCGTCGTCGTCAACCACCAGCACCATCGGCTTCCCCTCGATCACGACGCCTCCTTCACAAGCGCTTCCCCTTCACCCCATCATCCGCTTGGACCGAAGTAACGCAAAGACGGTGCCATTCGGCAGCCCCATCGCTTTTCTCAATACTA
Proteins encoded in this region:
- a CDS encoding Sigma-54-dependent Fis family transcriptional regulator (MaGe:77308821) produces the protein MAGSQPEVCVVSPFNDPILAARVEAIRQLAGGISDRVAVMDREFNVVYANSAAWAEPVSGESRSHPAKCYQAFARRPDPCGACPATKVFQSPDVQSVSCGVEGDGTACGMHQAFPLVASDGQVASMLVLFTSSPKPALRPVFQEPDDRPVPMVREHLGDLIGRSAAMQQLFDMIALVAESQATVLIQGESGTGKELVAKTIHRLSDRRDKPFVVVDCGSLPETLLESELFGHMKGSFTGATANKRGLFEEADGGTIFLDEIADTTPTFQAKLLRVLQEGEVKRVGGNQPVKVDVRVVSATNKDLGELVKMKAFRQDLYYRLAVLPLSLPPLRERREDIPLLVDQFLAASCKRHRQSLRTVSSDVVQALSEAVWPGNVRELQHYIERAVVTTTGPDLMCSDMVALRAKAPEEGLRTVVRDAVSLTERTRIVEALRKTGGNRLRAAKLLKISRAGLYNKLRDYGLQ
- a CDS encoding Response regulator (MaGe:77308822), giving the protein MIEGKPMVLVVDDDGEMRSLLCDSLWREGYALREAGGGEEAFQLVLSAMPDLVLTEIRFDTGGVDYINRLRAVAPNCPIVVMTAFGDEQVRMKVLRAGATAYFSKPVHLAELKSCVRQLLKGDRGGFQRVTATEAAR